A DNA window from Engystomops pustulosus chromosome 6, aEngPut4.maternal, whole genome shotgun sequence contains the following coding sequences:
- the LOC140065487 gene encoding uncharacterized protein: MTSLTGLLSLLSALIATCHALRCVQCFSTNSTSCFDGSAYCSSGYSCASAYIDIKSCGRLTTLFVRRCLASSRCDFKFSTSNSNIQTRTIFSCCDTDNCLPPTPSLQPFDTEPNGVVCPSYVNYIVPGCNTSETIQCNGDADVCFHEIFHNGSTILPVQSGCASRSYCDNRNLAISSKDTRWKTVCADGATSLQKSLKFLYSLFLVYCSISIIS; the protein is encoded by the exons ATGACCTCCCTGACAGGACTTCTCAGCCTCCTCTCAGCTCTTATAGCAACAT GTCATGCTCTCCGGTGTGTGCAGTGCTTTTCTACTAATTCTACATCGTGCTTCGATGGGAGTGCGTATTGCAGTTCAGGGTATTCGTGTGCATCCGCCTACATAGACATCAAATCTT gTGGACGTTTGACTACATTATTTGTCAGGAGATGCTTAGCTTCTTCTCGATGTGACTTTAAATTCAGTACAAGCAACAGTAATATACAAACAAGGACAATATTTTCCTGTTGCGACACTGACAACTGTTTACCTCCGACTCCGTCAT TGCAGCCATTTGACACGGAACCCAATGGTGTGGTGTGCCCATCCTATGTAAATTATATTGTTCCTGGGTGTAATACATCAGAAACTATACAATGCAACGGAGATGCAGATGTTTGTTTTCATGAAATATTTCATAATG GATCTACTATCCTTCCCGTACAAAGTGGATGTGCATCAAGAAGCTACTGCGATAATCGCAACCTTGCAATTTCATCTAAAGATACAAGATGGAAAACGGTGTGTGCAGATGGTGCGACCAGTCTCCAGAAAAGCCTCAAATTTTTATACTCCCTGTTCTTGGTCTATTGTTCCATTTCCATTATATCGTGA